A DNA window from Plasmodium brasilianum strain Bolivian I chromosome 12, whole genome shotgun sequence contains the following coding sequences:
- a CDS encoding serine/threonine protein kinase has protein sequence MKFFSYIIYASILCNILTVTIVIYHSFLLLLDENFLYNFKYNAIYKKSIEFNTPNVFLLFSIKRYLTPALNNKAFCSFYDNSQRKKRRFYKSSFTAYLYSLFCKKKKAHVILKKFFVCIYNYYNIIANGIQLLTCLKKDTKKKIDAAYTSYFALANGIKKHSSDIREKAKQFNENIDKEEKRWDATNKREVSKWGTNEKEQYSKPNRKGHNDERNILFSFENKDILNGKNKTRSDVCGSGNLQQKSYSGCSTPILKDDKRNYYNFERSSLLNTKYYLTKKIKNIFRKTSLKSPNEVDVIYMPDTIVKKRELVNNLKCKNCIVNAEKYLYSLKIRSEHIDDDASKLLSEAKSTDVQVYYDYEHMLHAGNELYKGKEENEGKEAEKGKVEKEAVKGEEEVIAEIEAAVVATTAAETEAGGTSKKKAPSNVDFRPLHWFVGKYKMIDFTKRLFLTSSDKRKEKTMYLQIDRYYPKKINYSIKEKMGEGAYGEIWYAININKDFPFKDVVLKKILINKDEQTSELNAMREVYFGEKLKNYDNISRFIEYFKEYEIDENKEQHMYVWLAFANEGYSLSKHLFDTDTNNSGMLTPSKLWWSIKKQNIGMLVLKDLLRQILNGINIAHKKDITHRDIKMENIFVSSSTPFTVRIGDWGSAIEFSNDKFFYTPSENEETEGYQPPESLFGHMKNNFMRLPYYDMWGIGIVFLQFVLGTKNPLEVKNKRIEMKLKNLYSKYSTNILKEAIFLQSLSELCLTPWSNSSDHLILLHNKPSYSSIYNNNSIINKLKYYINNNLIKIKKHTSNIIYNIISNKYNSLISIPTSPLCSDWKCVHKYKAQFPSNEKYFPVDVVYGNVTKPLNKHGKDFFYNNSNNSNACNDEQFEKILMERDPSGVGLPNKNARNLLKSLLNFDYSTRITAEQALNHAWFTEN, from the coding sequence atgaaattcttttcttatattatttacgcCTCCATATTATGCAACATTCTTACAGTGACAATAGTCATATATCACTCTTTTTTACTCTTATTAGacgaaaattttttatataattttaaatataatgctatatataaaaaatcgATAGAATTTAATACACCAAAtgttttccttctttttagCATAAAAAGGTATTTAACTCCTGCATTGAATAATAAAGCATTTTGCTCATTTTACGATAATtcacaaagaaaaaaaagaaggttTTATAAAAGCTCGTTTACAGCTTACCTTTATTCTctcttttgtaaaaaaaaaaaagcacatgtaattttaaaaaaattctttgtttgtatttataattattataatataatagcaAACGGAATTCAACTTTTAACATGTCTCAAAAAagacacaaaaaaaaaaattgatgcTGCATATACTTCCTATTTTGCTCTCGCAAATGGAATAAAGAAGCACTCGTCTGATATAAGAGAAAAAGCAAAGCAATTCAATGAGAATATtgataaagaagaaaagagaTGGGATGCCACTAATAAAAGGGAAGTGTCAAAATGGGGAACAAACGAAAAGGAGCAATATTCTAAGCCGAACAGGAAAGGACACAATGATGAAAGGAACATCCTTTTCAGCTTcgaaaataaagatatactGAACGGGAAGAATAAAACAAGGAGTGATGTATGTGGAAGTGGTAATCTTCAACAGAAGAGTTATAGTGGCTGTAGTACTCCCATTTTGAAGGATGacaaaagaaattattacaattttgaAAGAAGTAgtttattaaatacaaaatattaccttacaaaaaaaataaaaaatatttttagaaaaaccAGTTTAAAGAGTCCAAATGAAGTTGACGTTATTTATATGCCTGATACCATAGTAAAAAAACGAGAGCTGGTAAACAAtttaaaatgcaaaaattgCATAGTTAATGCAGagaaatatttgtattccttaaaaataagaagtgAACATATTGATGATGATGCTAGTAAACTTCTGTCAGAAGCGAAGTCAACCGATGTGCAAGTGTATTATGATTATGAGCATATGCTTCATGCGGGTAATGAACTTTATAAGGGAAAGGAAGAAAATGAGGGGAAAGAAgcagaaaaaggaaaagtagAAAAGGAAGCAGTAAAAGGAGAGGAAGAAGTAATCGCAGAAATAGAAGCGGCGGTAGTAGCAACAACAGCAGCCGAAACCGAAGCAGGAGGGacaagcaaaaaaaaagcacCATCGAACGTAGACTTCCGCCCCTTACACTGGTTCGTGGGCAAATACAAAATGATCGATTTTACAAAGCGTCTGTTCTTAACAAGCTCGGAtaagagaaaagaaaaaacaatgtACCTACAAATAGACAGGTACTATccgaagaaaataaattattccataaaagaaaaaatggggGAAGGTGCGTACGGGGAAATATGGTATgctataaacataaataaagattttccttttaaagatgtagtgttaaaaaaaatactaataaataaagatgaACAGACGTCTGAATTAAATGCTATGAGAGAAGTATATTTtggagaaaaattaaaaaattatgataacaTAAGTCGttttattgaatattttaaagaatatgaaattgatgaaaataaggaacaacatatgtatgtatggtTAGCATTTGCAAATGAAGGGTATTCCTTATCAAAACATCTTTTCGATACCGATACGAATAACTCAGGAATGCTTACACCTAGTAAATTATGGTGgagtataaaaaaacaaaatataggAATGTTAGTGTTAAAAGATTTATTACGTCAAATATTAAACGGAATTAATATTGCACATAAAAAAGACATTACGCATAGAGAtattaaaatggaaaatatatttgtgtcCTCAAGCACACCATTCACTGTTCGAATTGGTGATTGGGGTAGTGCTATTGAATTTTcaaatgataaatttttttatacaccATCCGAGAATGAAGAAACAGAGGGTTATCAACCCCCGGAATCTTTATTTGGTcacatgaaaaataattttatgcgTTTACCATATTATGACATGTGGGGTATTGGCATTGTATTTTTGCAATTTGTCTTAGGTACTAAAAATCCTTTAGAagtcaaaaataaaagaattgaaatgaaacttaaaaatttgtattcaaaatattctacaaacattttaaaagaagCTATATTTTTGCAAAGCTTATCTGAATTATGCTTAACTCCATGGTCGAATTCATCGGACCATTTAATATTACTTCATAATAAGCCATCTTATTCgtctatatataataataatagcattattaacaaattgaaatattacattaataataacctgattaaaataaaaaagcatacctccaatattatttataatatcatttcgaataaatataattctttaatatCTATACCTACTTCTCCTCTATGCTCAGACTGGAAATGTGTGCATAAGTATAAAGCACAATTTCCTTCGAACGAAAAATATTTCCCCGTTGACGTTGTATACGGAAACGTTACTAAACCGCTTAATAAACATGGAAAAGACTTTTTTTACAACAACAGTAACAACAGTAATGCTTGTAATGATGAACAATTCGAGAAAATTTTGATGGAAAGGGACCCATCGGGAGTTGGACTCCCAAATAAAAACGCGAGAAATTTGTTGAAGAGTTTACTAAACTTTGATTATTCTACTCGTATAACTGCTGAACAGGCTCTCAACCACGCATGGTTCACGGAAAATTAA
- a CDS encoding CPW-WPC family protein, protein MKKFIIFFALSFLNIIKLGVSDVVLNDKKTFVFSGDLNLSSKYSKENKSLEEENENNTINLDIIIKDREKMNEADQNVKNIVNEATNEIKKKYNINQLPSSGNSEVTNTQVIVTIRITQEEEEEAKEESAFLLDDLEEAAQNFSSSDEQVNENSSEKETELKNVKKYQAEVIYSMNKDNVYKNFDSDELEKFEQTLKDSEDVCDQDYSLPCPLNFFRTSSGCVPQNSYEGPCNKVQDKLMFLYDNQKESWADICGANWPCIPLACPYGTDYDSTCPINWIDIGKGICRSIYINEKCRNDIDFSSTTIVDKKKFEQLCGIRWKCKSVSYITNFESICPLYWTYLYDYKCKSPEDYKGPCPNIINLKKYNTEEGKKNVEIACLVNWPYNVKDNARQRDYSVACPIGWSLMENNMCKAPENYKLTSICNDEVSFVNMNLQQKESYSTACNVDFPFKDRTECKRNYSFMCPMGWIPSNKEGYCKAPIGYKNKICKKQSQFKNISDSQKNYYLKFCNIDWPCEGEIQNSAIYTKLAVDYLTENSIKRDSGKTLKDGPIDSETGIII, encoded by the exons atgaaaaaatttattatctttttcgCCTTGTcttttcttaatataataaaactcGGTGTTTCAGATGTTGtcttaaatgataaaaaaacttttgttttttcggGTGATTTAAATTTAAGCAGTAAATACTCCAAAGAGAATAAGTCATTAGaggaagaaaatgaaaacaacACAATTAACTTAGATATCATTATTAAGGATcgagaaaaaatgaatgagGCAGACCAGAatgtaaaaa ATATTGTTAATGAGGCTACAAATGAAatcaaaaagaaatataacataaaccAACTCCCATCATCTGGAAATAGTGAAGTAA cAAATACACAAgttattgttactataaGAATTACTcaggaagaagaagaagaagcaAAGGAAGAAAGCGCATTTCTTCTAGATGACTTGGAGGAAGCGGCTCAGAATTTCTCTTCTTCCGATGAGCAggtt aatgAAAATAGCTCCGAAAAAGAAACTGAATTAAAGAATGTAAAGAAGTACCAGGCGGAAGTTATCTATTCCATGAATAAGGACAAcgtttacaaaaattttgatTCCGATGAATTGGAAAAATTTGAACAG ACACTGAAGGACTCAGAAGAC GTATGCGATCAGGATTATTCTTTGCCGTGCCCTCTGAACTTTTTCCGGACTAGCTCCGGTTGCGTCCCGCAAAATTCGTATGAAGGACCATGCAATAAA GTACAAGATAAGCTAATGTTTCTATATGATAATCAAAAAGAGAGTTGGGCTGATATTTGTGGCGCTAATTGGCCATGTATACCTTTAGCTTGTCCTTATGGAACTGATTATGATTCTACTTGTCCAATTAACTGGATAGATATAGGAAAAGGTATTTGCaggagtatatatataaatgaaaaatgccGAAATGATATAGACTTTTCTAGTACGACTATTGttgataagaaaaaattcgAACAATTATGTGGCATAAGATGGAAATGTAAGTCTGTTagttatataacaaattttgAATCAATCTGCCCCTTATATTGGACATACCTGTATGATTACAAGTGTAAATCCCCAGAAGATTATAAAGGACCTTGCccaaatattattaatttaaaaaaatataacactGAGGAAGGAAAGAAAAACGTAGAAATTGCTTGCTTAGTGAACTGGCCTTACAATGTCAAAGATAATGCGCGCCAAAGGGACTACAGCGTGGCCTGCCCAAT AGGCTGGTCGTTGATGGAAAATAATATGTGTAAAGCTCCTGAGAATTACAAGCTAACCTCCATATGCAATGACGAAGTTTCATTTGTTAACATGAACCTGCAGCAGAAGGAATCTTATTCAACCGCTTGTAATGTTGATTTTCCCTTTAAAG ATAGGACCGAGTGTAAACGTAACTACTCATTTATGTGCCCTATGGGGTGGATACCTTCTAATAAGGAAGGGTATTGTAAAGCACCAATTggatataaaaacaaaatttgtaaaaaacaATCTcagtttaaaaatatttcagaTAGCCAAAAAaactattatttaaaattttgtaacaTTGATTGGCCATGTGAAGGCGAAATTCAGAACTCCGCG ATATACACTAAACTTGCCGTGGATTACTTGACTGAAAATTCCATAAAACGGGACAGCGGTAAAACACTGAAGGATG GCCCCATTGACTCCGAAACgggaataattatttaa